GGCCAGCTCAATACCGCAGCGATGACGGCGGTTGTTGATAGGACACTGCACCGCCAGCGGGCGTGACTCATCGATGTGCGGCGGCTCGCAGAAATTCGCCGGCGACGCGATTCACTTCCGCAGCGGCGGACGATTGACTGTGAGGCGAGTGGCCGGCGTTGCCGATGATGGCCATTTGCGCGCCGGGTAGCTGACGGCGCACAGTCTCCAACTCGCCGGGCTCGGTTCGCGGGTCGCTGTCGCCGTGAATGAACAACGTCGGCACGCGCAATTCCCCCAGGCGTCCGTCATAAAGGTCATGCGCCGCATCACCACTCTCCTCGGCAAGCCGCAGCCATGCCGTGCCGTTCATCAGTATCAGCTCGCGCCAGTAATCCGTGCCATGATCGCGGCGCAGCGCCTCGGTGACGCGCTCGCCCAAGCCTTCGGGATTCCGCGCCATCGTTTCAAAGAACTGACGCGAGCCCGGCTTGACGCGTAGCAGGTGAAACGCTTCGAGGATCACACCCGCTACACGCTCAGGCGTCTGCAATCCCATCAACGCCGCGATCACCGCGCCGTCGCTATGGCCCCAGAGGACCGGCCGCTCGATATTCAGGGCGTCGAGCCAGCGCGTCATCTCGATGGCGGCGCGGCGATGAAAGTCCACTGGCAAGGCAGCAAGACGCGGCGATTGGCCATAACCGCTGCGGTCGGGAATCAGGATGCGATAGGCGTCGCCGAAGGCTTGAATCTGCGAATCGAAGGGATAGACTTCGTAGCCCCAGCCGCCATGAAGAAAGATGAGCGGGTAGCCGCTGCCGGCTTCGCGGTAATGAATCGTCACCGGCCTCTGGCCGGGAACGAGCGGGGATTCGGCAATCTTCGTGAAAGGCACGCGCGCTCCCTCCGTGGTGTGATGTCGCCGTTTGGCAGGCGAGTCTGCTATGGTATTCTTTGCGCTCAAGAGCGTCAACGCTCGACTCCTAAGGACATGAAGCGAGAACCAGCGAACACTCAAACAGGCGACCCTGACAATTCACAGCTCGCCGCATTGCAAGAAGAGGTCATCCGTTGTGTGCGCTGTCCGCGCCTGGTCGCCTGGCGCGAGCAGGTGGCGCGCGAGAAGGTCAGGCGCTTTGCTCATGAAGAATACTGGGGCCGCCCGGTGCCGAGTCTTGGCGAGGCCGATGCACGGCTGCTGATCGTCGGCCTTGCGCCCGCCGCGCATGGCGGCAACCGCACGGGGCGCGTCTTTACCGGCGACCGCAGCGGCGATTGGCTGTACCGCGCGATGTACCGCGCAGGCTTCGCCAATCAACCGACTTCGACGCATCGCGGCGATGGGCTTGAGCTGCGTGATTGTTACATCACGGCGGTGATTCATTGTGCGCCGCCGGCCAATAAGCCGCTGCCCGAAGAGATCGCCAACTGCCGGCCTTACTTGCTCGCCGAGCTTGAGCTGTTGAGCAAGGTGGGTGTCGTCGTGGCGCTGGGCCGCGTTGCGTTTGATGCGGCGATTGCGGCAATCGGCCTTGAACCGAGCGATGATACAGCAAGGCGAAAACCGCGACCGCAATTTAAGCATGGAGCCGAAGTCGCGCTCGCAGGCGGCAAGCGATTGATCGCCTCGTTCCATCCGAGCCAGCAGAACACTTTCACCGGCAAGCTGACCGAGCCGATGCTCGATGCGGTTTTCGCGAGAGCGCGCGAGCTGGTGGGTCAACCCGCAGGGCCTATTCATTCTCGAATAACCATGGGGATATAAACCGCCAAGACGCCAAGAC
The genomic region above belongs to Blastocatellia bacterium and contains:
- a CDS encoding alpha/beta hydrolase, giving the protein MPFTKIAESPLVPGQRPVTIHYREAGSGYPLIFLHGGWGYEVYPFDSQIQAFGDAYRILIPDRSGYGQSPRLAALPVDFHRRAAIEMTRWLDALNIERPVLWGHSDGAVIAALMGLQTPERVAGVILEAFHLLRVKPGSRQFFETMARNPEGLGERVTEALRRDHGTDYWRELILMNGTAWLRLAEESGDAAHDLYDGRLGELRVPTLFIHGDSDPRTEPGELETVRRQLPGAQMAIIGNAGHSPHSQSSAAAEVNRVAGEFLRAAAHR
- a CDS encoding uracil-DNA glycosylase — translated: MKREPANTQTGDPDNSQLAALQEEVIRCVRCPRLVAWREQVAREKVRRFAHEEYWGRPVPSLGEADARLLIVGLAPAAHGGNRTGRVFTGDRSGDWLYRAMYRAGFANQPTSTHRGDGLELRDCYITAVIHCAPPANKPLPEEIANCRPYLLAELELLSKVGVVVALGRVAFDAAIAAIGLEPSDDTARRKPRPQFKHGAEVALAGGKRLIASFHPSQQNTFTGKLTEPMLDAVFARARELVGQPAGPIHSRITMGI